DNA from Candidatus Neomarinimicrobiota bacterium:
CGCTGGCGTGCAGCAAGAATTGCGGGTCTCACTGACATCCCGGCACGCGTTCTGGAAATCGATGATGATGCAGAAATGATGGAATATGCGCTCATCGAGAATATCCAGAGAGAAAACTTGAATGTTATTGAAGAGGCCGAAGCTTATGCTGTCTTGAACAAGCAATACGGATTTTCTCACACCCAGATCGCCAAGGCGGTGGGGAAGAACCGGGTGACTGTTTCCAACACCCTCCGCCTGCTGAAACTGCCGCAAAAAATCAAGGAAAGCCTGAGAAAAGGACAGATCACCGCGGGACACGCCAGAGCCCTGCTGGCGCTGAAGAATTCGCAGCAGATGCTGAAGTTGTGGAAGAGAATCGTAGAGCGGCAGGAATCGGTGCGTACTACCGAAGAGCTGGTTGCACAGCTTGTCTCGGGTGCTCCTGTCAAAGGGAGAAAAAAGAAAAGAATACGCATTCAGAAGTCGTCGGACATGCGGCAAGTTGAAGATGATCTCATTTCGATTCTTGGTACAAAGGTTAACATCCGTTCCAAATCGAAAGGCGGCATCATTGAAGTGGAATATTACTCGGACTCGGACCTCGAGCGACTGCTTGATCTTTTTGCAGAGATAGAGGAGTGAGATGGCTTCCAATCGTAAGTATACTGTCTTGCTTATGTCTGAAGATGGGGAGGAAACGAAAAGATTTCGTATCAGCCGTCGAGGCTACAGATTCACTGTAATCGCAGCTATACTTATTGTCGCCGCCGGTATAAGCACAGTTTTTTTCTTTACGCCGCGAGTGATCGATTATGAGAAAATGAAGAGTCAGCACACGACACTCATGAATGAGCGGTTGAAGTTGGCTGCTATGCTTAAGGATTTGAAGAGAATCAGGGAGATGGACAGCTATATCAGGCAGTCCCTCGGTATGGACCTGGAAGTAGCCCTTCAGCGTGAAGCTGTTGACACGTTCGAATCCGAATTGGGACCGGGTGTCGGCAAAAACATACCCCTCTCATTTCGCGAGAATATTCCATCGTATATGCCGGTGGAAGGGTTTATTTCCCAGGATTATTTCAAGAGTCCGCTGGCCCGGTCTGAAGATCATCTCGGGTTAGATATAGCTGCCAAGGCTGGTTCAGCTGTTCACTCCACCGCTTCCGGTCTGGTGGTATTTTCGGGCTGGACATACGGTTACGGGAACCTGGTGATTATCTCCCACGGCGACGGCTACTTTTCCCTCTACGGTCATAATCAGCGCAATTTTGCGGAAGAACGTCAATGGATCGGCAGGGGCGACGTGCTCGCCCTGGTGGGTGAGTCCGGACTATCATCAGGTCCGCATCTTCATTTTGAAATCTGGGAAAATGGTAACCCGGTCGATCCGAGGGCGTACATCATTCAGTACCAGAATCAGGATCTTACAGTGAGCTCAGATGACAAAGGATAGTCTGAAACATGTTGAAACCATGATCGGTGAGGACGCTGTCGTCAGCGGTGACATTCTCCTTAAAGGTGGTGCTATCATCGCCGGCAAGGTTAACGGCAATGTTATCACAGAGAGTTCTGTACGGATAACCAGATCCGGCCATGTTGAGGGCAATGTGAAATCTTCTGATGCTTATATTGGCGGTGTAATCGAGGGTAATGTGACTACTAATGGTAAAGTAGTGTTGCGTAGCCATTCGGTCGTGAAGGGTGATATTGTCTATAAGCAGCTGGTGATTGAAGAAGGAGCAAATTTTGTGGGCCGCTGTGATATCGCCTCCCGCGGCAAACAGGAGGGGTCTGCGAAGATGGTGGTGGCTTCGCAACCGCTTGCTCCGCAAGAGGACGTTTCAAGGCCGACCGGAGAAGTCACCTGACTGGCGCTTGTCTAAGTTTATTACGCTGATCCGCACCAGGTTAACTGAAAACGGCTATGCCCGCTGACCAATCGTTTCTGGCAAAAGTTGCTCAAATATTCTCCCGCAACGTGCACCAGTCTGGACCATACATAGCCGCTTCCTACACTTTGATTGGGGCGATCATTGGACTTTCCCTTGCGGGCTATTTCCTCGATAAATGGCTGGATACATCTCCGTGGCTCTTGATAGCAGGATTAATTATCGGATTGGTGATCGGGTTCTATGAGATGGCTAAAGTGGTGTTCAGGA
Protein-coding regions in this window:
- a CDS encoding M23 family metallopeptidase, with translation MASNRKYTVLLMSEDGEETKRFRISRRGYRFTVIAAILIVAAGISTVFFFTPRVIDYEKMKSQHTTLMNERLKLAAMLKDLKRIREMDSYIRQSLGMDLEVALQREAVDTFESELGPGVGKNIPLSFRENIPSYMPVEGFISQDYFKSPLARSEDHLGLDIAAKAGSAVHSTASGLVVFSGWTYGYGNLVIISHGDGYFSLYGHNQRNFAEERQWIGRGDVLALVGESGLSSGPHLHFEIWENGNPVDPRAYIIQYQNQDLTVSSDDKG
- a CDS encoding ParB/RepB/Spo0J family partition protein, whose protein sequence is MTTKRLGRGLSALIRETTEETVDSGSVLQVALDLVSPNPHQPRQEFDKKSLEELAYSIIEKGIIQPITVRNRNGGYEIIVGERRWRAARIAGLTDIPARVLEIDDDAEMMEYALIENIQRENLNVIEEAEAYAVLNKQYGFSHTQIAKAVGKNRVTVSNTLRLLKLPQKIKESLRKGQITAGHARALLALKNSQQMLKLWKRIVERQESVRTTEELVAQLVSGAPVKGRKKKRIRIQKSSDMRQVEDDLISILGTKVNIRSKSKGGIIEVEYYSDSDLERLLDLFAEIEE
- a CDS encoding polymer-forming cytoskeletal protein; translated protein: MTKDSLKHVETMIGEDAVVSGDILLKGGAIIAGKVNGNVITESSVRITRSGHVEGNVKSSDAYIGGVIEGNVTTNGKVVLRSHSVVKGDIVYKQLVIEEGANFVGRCDIASRGKQEGSAKMVVASQPLAPQEDVSRPTGEVT
- a CDS encoding AtpZ/AtpI family protein → MPADQSFLAKVAQIFSRNVHQSGPYIAASYTLIGAIIGLSLAGYFLDKWLDTSPWLLIAGLIIGLVIGFYEMAKVVFRK